The region ATGCATACTTTCCATTATGAAGAGATCCCGATTTAGCGAATCCCAAATCGTAGCAGCCCTCGCCAGAAATGAGCGTGGTGAAAAAGTAAAAGACTTGTGTCGTGAGCTCGGCATAAGCGATGCCACCTTTTACAATTGGAAAGCCAAGTATGGTGGCATGAGTGTAAGTGAACTCAAGCGCATCAAAGAGTTGGAGGTAGAGAATGCCAGGCTGAAGAGGATGTACGCTGAGTTATCGCTGGTTCACCACGCACTAAAAGACGCAGTCGAAAAAAAGCTCTAAGCCCTCACGAGAAAAAGATGCTCGTTACCCACATGAACGAGGCCCATGGAGTGAGTATTCGTCAGGGCTGCAAAGCAGCAAG is a window of Bacteroidota bacterium DNA encoding:
- a CDS encoding transposase, with the translated sequence MKRSRFSESQIVAALARNERGEKVKDLCRELGISDATFYNWKAKYGGMSVSELKRIKELEVENARLKRMYAELSLVHHALKDAVEKKL